The following nucleotide sequence is from Thermoanaerobaculia bacterium.
GGAGATGGTGATGCCGGGCGACAACGTGGCGATGGAGATCGAGCTGATCACGCCCATCGCCATGGAGAAGGGGCTGCGGTTCGCCATCCGCGAGGGCGGCCGCACCGTCGGCGCCGGAACCATCACCGAGATCATTCA
It contains:
- the tuf gene encoding elongation factor Tu (EF-Tu; promotes GTP-dependent binding of aminoacyl-tRNA to the A-site of ribosomes during protein biosynthesis; when the tRNA anticodon matches the mRNA codon, GTP hydrolysis results; the inactive EF-Tu-GDP leaves the ribosome and release of GDP is promoted by elongation factor Ts; many prokaryotes have two copies of the gene encoding EF-Tu), translating into EMVMPGDNVAMEIELITPIAMEKGLRFAIREGGRTVGAGTITEIIQ